A single Biomphalaria glabrata chromosome 2, xgBioGlab47.1, whole genome shotgun sequence DNA region contains:
- the LOC106076129 gene encoding piwi-like protein 1 produces the protein MATGRGGRGAALLEALANNLSNRPGLKEEEPQSKQFSSGASLGRGSLLAAALKQTGETKPSLLSEPAQSTLSTPSIESKPLGRGFAAMKALLQHQQQIPMVGRGMGVSAQTSSTSLYHPTSSQASPALTAPLLANQNNSGSQDIDEISRRLGQVDVQEQPRRKERERLPTVTMIGTEGTPLDLSANYVRVKCTNPGVYLYSVQFSPPIDNRKLMMKLLMEHKDKFPTLNSFDGNIFYLPYKLPQEEVNLTSTRKTDGSKISIKLSYVKMVPPEHCCHLYNVIFRRIMYILQMCQVGKYYYNPNTPAVVPQHKLEVWPGYITAIKEHEGGLLLLLDASHRVLRTETVHDIMEKSYHLNPSNYKSDVFKMVVGCVVLTRYNNKTYRVDDILWDSSPMERFQLKTGESMTFEEYYRKQHNIVIKNPSQPLLLSKRKPPKGMPPGFKMDPEFLCLVPELCYMSGLTDDIRSQFTVMKDLAAHTRVTPAQRQFAMKKFVNNVNSNPDAKKELAIWGLELDSSTVSINGRLLPMEKIIMGNKEFMAGPQCDWSRDVCRNELVSAVSLMNWGVFYIRKDAPRVNDFIRCLQNEAKNMGINCLVPFRKELVNEKIETLVQELRNSINSKVQLVVVVNPTNREDRYSAIKKVCCVEAPVPSQVIISKTIAKPDKLRSVVQKIALQINCKLGGELWSVPIPLQKLMVVGIDTYHCPTKKKASIGGFVASMNHTCTRWYSKVCIQQPGQELVQGLQICLTAALRKFHAENHFLPEKIVIFRDGVGDGQLDVLADHEVKQLHRCFTSFGEYTPFCTTVCVQKRINTRIYSRERNGEMANPPPGTVVDHTVTRRDRYDYFIVSQHVRHGTVSPTHYIVVDDGIGLKPGQMQRLTYKMTYLYYNWPGTVRVPAPCQYAHKLAYLVGESIGREPAECLSDRLFFL, from the exons ATGGCTACTGGACGAGGAGGGAGAGGTGCTGCCCTGTTGGAAGCACTGGCTAACAATCTAAGTAACAGACCTGGTCTAAAAGAAGAG GAACCACAAAGTAAACAGTTTTCATCAGGAGCTTCACTAGGCCGGGGATCTCTCTTGGCAGCAGCTTTAAAACAGACTGGAGAGACCAAGCCAAGTTTGTTATCTGAACCAGCTCAATCAACACTATCTACACCTTCCATTG AGTCCAAACCTTTAGGCAGAGGCTTTGCCGCCATGAAAGCATTGCT CCAACATCAGCAACAAATTCCAATGGTAGGCAGAGGAATGGGAGTATCAGCACAGACTAGCTCTACATCACTCTATCACCCCACATCAAGTCAAGCATCACCAGCTCTAACTGCGCCTTTGTTAGCTAATCAAAATAATAGTGGCTCTCAAGATATCGATGAAATTTCTAGAAGACTGGGTCAAGTAGATGTGCAAGAGCAACCCAGGCGTAAAGAACGAGAAAGACTTCCTACAGTAACAATGATTGGAACAGAGGGAACACC TCTTGACCTGAGTGCCAACTATGTGAGAGTCAAGTGTACAAATCCAGGAGTGTATCTCTACTCTGTACAGTTTTCTCCTCCTATAGATAACAGGAAACTCATGATGAAGCTTTTGATGGAGCATAAAGACAAGTTTCCCACTTTGAACAGTTTTGATgggaacattttttatttaccatACAAACTGCCGCAAGAG GAAGTAAATCTCACTTCCACAAGGAAAACTGATGGTagtaaaatatcaataaaattatcctATGTGAAAATGGTCCCACCAGAACATTGCTGTCACTTATATAATGTTATATTTCGAAG AATCATGTACATCTTGCAAATGTGCCAGGTGGGAAAATACTATTATAATCCCAACACTCCAGCAGTTGTCCCCCAGCACAA GCTAGAAGTATGGCCTGGGTACATTACAGCCATCAAAGAACATGAGGGAGGACTACTGCTATTACTTGATGCTTCCCACAGAGTTCTCAGAACAGAAACAGTACATGACATTAT GGAGAAGAGCTACCATCTAAATCCCTCCAATTATAAATCAGATGTGTTCAAAATGGTGGTCGGCTGTGTTGTGTTGACGagatacaataacaaaacataCAGAGTGGATGATATTTTATGGGATTCTTCACCCATGGAGCGCTTTCAACTCAAGACTGGCGAAAGTATGACCTTCGAAGAATACTACAG aaaaCAGCACAATATAGTTATCAAGAACCCAAGTCAGCCATTATTGCTGAGTAAAAGAAAACCACCTAAAGGAATGCCA CCAGGTTTTAAAATGGATCCAGAGTTTCTGTGCTTGGTCCCTGAGTTGTGTTATATGTCTGGTTTGACAGATGACATCAGGTCACAGTTTACTGTCATGAAG GACTTGGCTGCTCATACCAGGGTGACACCTGCCCAAAGGCAATTTGCAATGAAAAAATTTGTTAACAATGTCAACAGCAATCCAGACGCTAAGAAGGAGCTGGCCATTTGGGGTTTGGAACTAGACTCATCCACAGTATCA ATCAATGGTAGACTGTTGCCTATGGAGAAGATAATAATGGGCAACAAAGAGTTTATGGCTGGCCCTCAGTGTGATTGGTCACGGGATGTTTGCCGCAATGAACTAGTTTCTGCTGTCAGTCTGATGAACTGGGGTGTCTTCTATATACGCAAAGATGCACCTCGTGTAAATGATTTTATACGGTGTTTACAGAATGAAGCAAAGAACATGGGCATTAATTGTTTAGTCCCATTTCGCAAAGAGCTGGTCAATGAGAAAATTGAGACTCTGGTTCAGGAATTGAGGAACTCTATCAACTCAAAG GTCCAGTTGGTGGTGGTTGTTAACCCTACTAACAGAGAAGACAGATACTCAGCCATTAAGAAAGTTTGTTGTGTTGAAGCCCCAGTTCCATCACAG GTGATCATCTCCAAGACAATAGCAAAGCCTGATAAACTGAGAAGTGTGGTGCAGAAAATAGCATTACAGATTAATTGTAAATTGGGTGGAGAATTGTGGTCTGTTCCAATACCATTG CAAAAGCTAATGGTGGTTGGTATTGATACCTATCATTGCCCAACTAAAAAGAAAGCTTCCATTGGTGGATTTGTTGCCAGTATGAACCACACATGTACCAGATGGTACTCCAAGGTCTGTATTCAACAACCGGGTCAAGAATTGGTTCAAGGTCTTCAGATTTGTTTGACAGCAGCATTAAGAAAGTTTCATGCT GAGAATCACTTTCTTCCGGAGAAAATTGTCATATTTCGCGATGGTGTGGGTGATGGACAGTTGGATGTTCTTGCTGATCATGAGGTCAAGCAACTTCACCGGTGTTTTACTAGTTTTGGAGAATACACACCTTTTTGTACAACCGTATGTGTTCAGAAACGAATTAACACAAgaatttattccaga gagagaaatggagaaatggCAAATCCACCACCTGGTACAGTTGTTGATCATACAGTCACTAGGAGAGACAG GTATGACTATTTCATTGTCTCCCAACATGTCAGACATGGCACAGTCAGTCCTACACACTACATAGTTGTAGATGATGGGATAGGCCTGAAACCTGGTCAGATGCAGAGATTGACCTACAAGATGACTTATTTGTACTATAACTGGCCTGGTACTGTCCGTGTTCCTGCCCCTTGTCAG TATGCACACAAGCTGGCCTACTTAGTGGGAGAGAGCATAGGAAGGGAGCCTGCAGAGTGTCTATCAGATCGGttgttctttttgtaa